The proteins below come from a single Rosa rugosa chromosome 2, drRosRugo1.1, whole genome shotgun sequence genomic window:
- the LOC133731595 gene encoding glucomannan 4-beta-mannosyltransferase 2-like, producing the protein MAESTKVLIPETFQGGSSFDIAGQIGLIWELIKAPLIVPLLRVGVYVSLAMALMLFVERVYMGIVIVLVKMFWKKPEKRYNYEPIQEDLELGSSNFPVVLVQIPMFNEREVYKISIGAACGLSWPSDRLVIQVLDDSTDPTIKKMVEAECQRWASKGINIVYQIRETRGGYKAGALKEGLKRSYVKHCEYVAIMDADFRPEPDYLRRAIPFLVQNPEIALVQARWRFVNADECLLTRMQEMSLDYHFTVEQEVGSATHAFFGFNGTAGVWRIAAINEAGGWKDRTTVEDMDLAVRAGLRGWKFLYLGDLQVKSELPSTFNAFRYQQHRWSCGPANLFRKMVMEIAMNKKVTLWKKFYVIYSFFFVRKIIAHMVTFFFYCVVLPLTILVPEVHVPIWGAVYIPSIITILNSVGTPRSIHLLFYWILFENVMSLHRTKATLIGLFEAGRVNEWVVTEKLGDAVKKAADAAKNKPAPKFFKKPKFKFGNRLHMLELGFGLFLFFCGCYDYVHGKNNYFIYLFLQTITFLICGFGYVGTIIPSS; encoded by the exons ATGGCTGAGAGTACCAAAGTTCTGATACCAGAGACATTCCAGGGTGGGAGTAGCTTTGACATTGCAGGCCAAATTGGGCTGATTTGGGAGCTAATCAAAGCGCCATTGATAGTTCCTCTGCTCAGAGTTGGAGTCTATGTCTCACTAGCCATGGCTCTCATGCTCTTTGTGGAGAGGGTCTACATGGGTATTGTCATTGTTTTGGTCAAAATGTTCTGGAAAAAGCCAGAGAAGCGCTACAACTATGAGCCCATTCAGGAGGATTTGGAATTGGGCAGTTCCAATTTTCCAGTTGTGCTTGTTCAAATCCCCATGTTCAATGAAAGAGAG GTCTACAAGATCTCCATTGGAGCTGCATGTGGGCTGTCGTGGCCGTCCGATCGTCTTGTGATCCAAGTCCTGGATGATTCAACTGACCCTACAATCAAG AAAATGGTGGAGGCAGAGTGTCAGAGGTGGGCGAGCAAAGGCATAAATATAGTGTACCAAATCAGAGAAACTAGAGGAGGATACAAAGCAGGGGCATTGAAAGAAGGTCTGAAACGTAGCTACGTGAAACACTGCGAGTACGTGGCCATAATGGACGCCGATTTCCGACCCGAGCCTGACTATCTCAGGCGAGCCATCCCTTTCTTGGTTCAGAACCCCGAAATCGCTTTGGTTCAAGCTCGTTGGAGATTCG TGAACGCGGACGAGTGCTTGCTGACAAGAATGCAAGAGATGTCATTGGATTACCATTTCACAGTTGAACAAGAAGTTGGTTCAGCAACACATGCCTTCTTTGGCTTCAACG GAACTGCTGGTGTGTGGAGAATTGCTGCTATTAATGAGGCAGGTGGGTGGAAAGATCGTACAACAGTGGAGGATATGGATCTTGCTGTCCGAGCTGGTCTCAGAGGCTGGAAATTTTTGTACCTTGGTGACCTTCAG GTGAAAAGTGAACTTCCTAGTACCTTCAATGCCTTCCGTTACCAGCAGCACCGATGGTCTTGTGGTCCAGCTAATCTGTTTAGGAAAATGGTcatggaaattgcaatgaataAG AAAGTTACATTGTGGAAGAAATTCTATGTCATCTACAGCTTCTTCTTTGTTAGGAAGATCATTGCCCACATGGTGACTTTCTTCTTTTACTGCGTTGTGCTTCCCCTGACCATTTTGGTTCCTGAAGTTCATGTTCCAATCTGGGGAGCAGTTTATATTCCTTCCATCATTACCATCCTTAACTCAGTTGGAACTCCAAG GTCAATTCACCTTTTGTTTTACTGGATCCTTTTCGAGAATGTGATGTCCTTGCACCGGACCAAGGCTACTTTGATTGGCCTTTTCGAAGCCGGGAGAGTCAATGAGTGGGTTGTCACTGAGAAACTGGGAGATGCTGTCAAGAAAGCAGCAGATGCTGCCAAGAACAAACCAGCCCccaaattcttcaagaaacCAAAGTTCAAGTTTGGCAACAG ACTGCACATGTTGGAGCTGGGATTTGGATTGTTTCTGTTCTTCTGTGGATGCTACGATTATGTACATGGGAAGAACAACTACTTTATATACCTTTTCCTCCAAACCATCACGTTCTTGATCTGTGGATTTGGTTACGTCGGAACCATCATCCCCAGCTCTTAG
- the LOC133731719 gene encoding splicing factor U2af small subunit B-like — MAEHLASIFGTEKDRVNCPFYFKIGACRHGDRCSRLHTKPSVSPTLLLSNMYQRPDMITPGVDAQGQPIDPRQMQTHFEEFYEDLFQELSKYGEIESLNVCDNLADHMVGNVYVQFREEEHAANALKNLTGRFYAGRPIIVDFSPVTDFREATCRQYEENTCNRGGYCNFMHLKRIGRELRRELFRSYRRRHSRSRSRSRSPYRHRSYEERPHGSHGHSRRYDDGDRYPERRNRTVSPGRSRRERSRSKSTERRRRRNHSPVREGSEERRAKIEQWNREREQNEIAFKVTSVKSDNGHAQTENQNGYE, encoded by the exons ATGGCGGAGCATTTGGCTTCAATCTTTGGGACGGAGAAGGACAGAGTGAACTGCCCCTTCTACTTCAAAATAGGGGCGTGCAGGCACGGCGATCGGTGCTCCAGGCTTCACACGAAGCCCAGCGTCAGCCCGACTCTGTTGCTCTCCAATATGTACCAGAGGCCCGATATGATCACCCCCGGCGTCGACGCCCAGGGCCAGCCTATCGACCCCCGCCAGATGCAAACCCATTTCGAG GAATTTTATGAGGATCTCTTTCAAGAGCTGAGTAAGTATGGAGAAATTGAAAGCCTGAATGTCTGCGACAACCTAGCTGACCACATG GTGGGCAATGTGTATGTTCAGTTCAGGGAGGAAGAACATGCTGCAAATGCACTCAAGAATCTGACTGGAAGATTTTATGCTG GGCGTCCTATCATTGTGGACTTCTCTCCAGTGACAGACTTCCGTGAAGCCACCTGCAGGCAATATGAGGAAAATACATGCAATCGTGGTGGATACTGCAACTTTATGCATCTGAAAAGGATTGGGAG GGAATTGAGGCGTGAGTTATTTAGGAGCTACCGGCGAAGGCATAGCCGGAGTCGAAGCAGGAGCCGCAGCCCTTACAGGCATCGTAGCTATGAAGAACGCCCTCATGGTAGCCATGGTCATAGCAGAAGGTATGATGATGGGGATCGGTATCCTGAGAGAAGGAACAGGACTGTAAGCCCTGGCCGAAGTAGGCGGGAACGCAGTAGAAGCAAGAGCACtgaaaggaggaggagaaggaaccACAGTCCAGTTAGAGAAGGCAGTGAGGAGAGACGAGCCAAAATTGAACAGTGGAACAGGGAAAGAGAACAAAATGAAATTGCTTTCAAGGTCACCTCTGTCAAAAGTGACAATGGGCATGCTCAAACTGAAAATCAGAACGGCTATGAGTAA